The Tepidisphaeraceae bacterium genome includes the window GCCGCATATAACTTCGCTAAGCGACTCAAAACCCTGCATGGCCTCACGCCCCACGAGTTCATCTGCAAGAAGTGGCTTGAAGACCCTAGCCAGTTCCATTCAGATCCGAACCAGCACATGCTGGGACTGTACACCTAGTGCTGCGCCGGCCCCGCGTTAACGCATCCAATACCATCGTTGCCGCGGCAGTAGGCGAAGTCGTTAACCACGCCGCATCCCTTGCTATGGCGATAAAAACCTGAATTATGCGGCATGATGGAGCACATCGCCGCGATCGGATTGATGGTGGATACGCGCACGGCGCTGGGGCGCGGCATCGCACAGGGCGTCACCGAATACGTGAACGGCGTGAAGGACGGCCGGCTGGTGATCCAGTTGCCGATCGAGCTGCGCGAGCTGGGGTCGTTGAAGCAATGGCCGATCGCGGGAATCATCATGCTCGTGCACAGCCGCGAGCTCACGCGAATCGCGCACGGGCTGGGCGTGCCCGTGATCAACGTGTCGGTCAGCCAGGCACCGGAAGAGGTGGGACTGCCGACGGTATGCCCCGACAATCGGGTACTCGGGCGATTGGCGGCCGAATACTTCATCGAGCGCGGGTTCGAACACTTCGCGTTCCTGGGTGAGATCACACGATACTTCTCTCGCGTGCGACGCGAGGGGTACTGTGCGGCGCTGCTTGCCGCCGGTTTCACGCCGCACCTGATGGAGAGCGGGCTTCACGAGGATGCGTTTCGCCTCGGGCCGTCGGCGGCGACGACCAAGCACAAGTCGTTGTTCGAGTGGCTGTTGGGTTTGCCCAAACCGGTGGCGCTACTAACGGGCAACGACCTGTGGGGCGCCGACGCCGTGTGGGCGTGCGGGCAGGTGGGGTTGTCGGTGCCGGAACTGGTCTCGGTGATGGGCGTCGATGACGAGCCGTGGGTAAACCGGCTGGTGCCGCTCTCGAGCGTGCCCCAGCCCGGCGTGAAGGTGGGCTACGAGGCGGCCGCGCTGCTGGATCGCATTTGCGCCGGTGAAGCGCCACCGCAGGGGCCGTTGCTCATTGAGCCGACCGATTCACCGGTGACACGTC containing:
- a CDS encoding IS481 family transposase, translated to AAYNFAKRLKTLHGLTPHEFICKKWLEDPSQFHSDPNQHMLGLYT
- a CDS encoding substrate-binding domain-containing protein; amino-acid sequence: MMEHIAAIGLMVDTRTALGRGIAQGVTEYVNGVKDGRLVIQLPIELRELGSLKQWPIAGIIMLVHSRELTRIAHGLGVPVINVSVSQAPEEVGLPTVCPDNRVLGRLAAEYFIERGFEHFAFLGEITRYFSRVRREGYCAALLAAGFTPHLMESGLHEDAFRLGPSAATTKHKSLFEWLLGLPKPVALLTGNDLWGADAVWACGQVGLSVPELVSVMGVDDEPWVNRLVPLSSVPQPGVKVGYEAAALLDRICAGEAPPQGPLLIEPTDSPVTRHSTDALPIRDPDIARALRYIRHHATERPMSIDDVLEQVALTRRTFERRFRVAMDCSPQEEIQRVRLERAKDLLAKTDLPVPDVADAAGFGNVNRFGIAFKSYTGVTPIKYRRQFRPARKPQGQ